The DNA window TGCTGGTTCTGGTAGTTGTATTGATGAGCTTGTTTATATGTCTGCAGTTATCTTGCTCTTACGAACCAAacaacatatgaaattgccagAAGGAAGCGGATTTCTTACCTAAGGTATTAGAATGGCTGAAGATTAGCAATTATGCTTGTGTATATGTATTTGCTTGTCATTACAACACAAGTAATGAATCATTGGAATTGTGCCACTTTCAGGGAGGTTCCTAGCAGGGTTCATCCATTCAGCAAAGGCATTTGCAGAAATCTGTATGATCTTTGCATCTCTAAACAGAGGGGATTTTTTCTGGAAGCAGTGCCCCCGCTGGAGGTACTACAAGCCAGAGCTAGACCTTACACATGCCGAGATGTAATCTCCTGCCGGTGCTGTTAGGAGCTTGGTATATGCTCTATATCTGGACTCACTAGTTTAGTGTAATGCAAATAATATGGTAGCTATAATTTGTGTCTCATTTTTCATGTACAGTGTATGCGCATTTTTCTCCTAGAAAATCTGGATTGATCGATATCCATACCTTGATCTGAGTATGCTCaaatctggatttttttttcttatgcatTTGTAGATTCAGAAATGGTGAGAACTCTTATCAGCGTACAGGATGACGGATAGAATCCTGGGAAtatatggccctgtttagttcacactaaacttccccccaactcccaactttccatcacatcacatcacattcaaaacttttctacacacataaactctcaatttttttttcaaactaccaacttttccTAAACTTGTCTCtaatttcaggaactaaacacagtcaaCCTTTACTTGTATATTCAATTGTGTGATCCAAGGGCCCGACTGGTAGTGCTCCCAATTCTGGTTCTTGGTGATTCTGATTCCAATTCTCCTGAATGGCTGAATCAGATCGTCAACAGAACCAGAACCAGATGTTTGGCTAACAAACTGAATCCTTATTCTGATATGACTATGAGGTTGTCCTTAGCTTAATTGCCCATATTAACATAGGCAAAAGTACTTGATACCATTTCTAACGTATTCCAATGGTCTGTTTTTACCACGCACacaaacttcttttttaaaagagggcaaaagctttgtttcgtatatattgatagagcagggtgaaaaaaaatacaaaatgttATTCACATGGCTTCATCAAAACGAGGCCCGGGAAAGGCTCTACGGAATTCCTCCCAAAGCGGTAAGCTCTCTTAAGCTAGTCGCCCCCACCCAAGTGGCCGCTTCTTCTTTAATTTTGGCGAGAACGATCATTGGTGGTTGGCCCTTGTTCCGAAAGATTCTTGCGTTCCGTTCGCACCACAGCTCCCAGGAGATGAGAATCACTAGGATCTTTATGGCCTTGGTCGAATTCTGCATACTGTGTGTAAGCATGTACCACTACTCTTTGACGGAGGTGCAACTGTCCCAATTCTGGAGATTAAGGTGTAGTCCCGACCATCATTGAATCTCTATCTAGATTCGTCGGGAGAATCTACAGTGGGTGAGAAGGTGGACTACCGTCTCCTGTGTTATGTGGCAAAGAGGGCAAACCTGCTGATTTGCCCATCCTCTTTTTTGGAGCCTATCGGCTGTCCGCACCCTGTTTTACAGGATGAGCCACTTTGGTGGCGCCCAACACTTCCAAAttgcccagcacacacaaacttttgtttttcttcttccctGTACCGACAGCCATgcatctttttgttttttaagctGCCATTTCTGTCCATCTTCCTCATGGACTACATATTTCTGTTGCTATAATCTCTGCTCTATTGTTCTGTATGACTGTATCTCGTTCGATTTCGTTCTCATGTGCTCTACTGTACTCGGTAGTTGGTAGTAATGTTGAAGTGTTATTAGAGCATAGCTTCTAAACAAAATCAACCTATTACAGTTGTGCTGAGAAAAGACAAAATCACCACACTACATTGCGTTTTCCGTCGGTTTCACAGGTTTTGCTGCATTTGCAGTTTTCTCACTGGAAATCCGCAGGCTTGAAGAACTTCACATGCAGGCCTTTCTCCACAAGGCCCCAGAGATTCCCAACTATGAGCACGAAGCTCAGACCCATGCCAAGGCTTCCCAGCCCCCAGTTGGTGTACCACATGGCGGTGCCCTTGGCCGGCCTCATGATCGCCACCCACATGAAGCACGGGTACGCCAGCGTGACCGGCAGCGAGATCCCcccgaggaggccggcgagttCCGACAGGAACGGCAGCGCGACGGCGATGAGGAGGTTGATGGCGCCGAAGAGGGCGCGGAAGCCGGCGCGCATCCACCACGGGCACGGCCGGTTCTTCTTGTGGACGTACCCGGTCTCCATGTTGTCGAACACCGGCATCGCGTAGATCTGATACGTGGTCAGGCAGTTGACGATCACCAGCAGCGTCGCGGTCCCCAGCACCACCCTGGACACGTCCTGGCTGTGGAACTTGTACAGCGCGCTCAGGATCCCATTTGGTGGTATCTGCATCGAACGAACGGACACACGGGGTCGATGAATTTCACAAGAGAACATTTCAAGTTTTTTTGTTCATCGTTCAGGCCAGATGAGGCATTCTCACCTGGTCGCCGTAAGCCCAGAAGCCACCAACGGCCACAGGGTACAAGCAGAGTGCGATGATGACGTAGGCAGCTTTGACGCCCTTCCACATCGGCACGTGAGAAGGATGTTTCAGAGTTGATGGCATTGTGGCCTGCGAGTTGATGGCCAACATACACTCATCAGTGACCTTATCTTTTCCATCGTTGTCAGTGGTTGAGTGGAGACggaaagagtgagagagagactTGACCTGAATCTCGAGCACAAGATTGTGCCCCCTAAACGCGAACGCAATGATGCCGAGGCCATTCAGGATACCAATcgcgccgtcctcctcgtcggtggCCCTGACCGGGTCGTAGGACACGCCGGCCACCCTCCCCTTGGCCACGGACACGACCCAGATCATGGTGCAGTACGCGacggccgcggtggcgccgaCGAGCGACACGCCGGCGATGGAGTTGAGGTTCGGGAGCTGGGACAGCAGCGCGGCGACGCAGACGAACACGAGGTACCACTCCACGGTCGTCAGCGGCCGGGCCAGGCACACCTCCCCGCACGCGATGTTGAACAGCAGCTtcatgctgccgccgccgacgatgatgAGCGCCGTGCAGGTGCCCGCCGACAGGTACATGACCGGGAGCAACGCCAGTATCTTCCCCCATTTCTCGCCTGATCAAAGGCGAAGGCATGCATGAGAAAACAGAGTCGCCGCAGAAAGAGTCACAGTAAGTCGCCGTGAACtcaagaggaaaaaaaacgcACCGAAGACGGTGGTGGCGAGGTACATGTATCGGCTGTACCGGGTGCCACCAGCGACGGGCTCGTGGAGCTTGACGAGCAGCCACAGCGTGTAGAGCTGCCACGCGAACGCCACGGTCAGGCAGATGATCGCCCATGTCCTGCAACACACACACAGCGCGCCATGTCACATGTGCATGTTCCAAAGTTTCCACGTACTCGCTGCTACTACTAGATCACTAGGAGTAGTACGTAACACGTCGAGCGCGTACCATCCGAGAAGGGAGAAGGCGACGGGGAGCACGAGCGCCTGGAAGCCGATGCCGGAGCTGAGGCTGTGGAACGCGGCGTAGTAGGCGTTGCCGCTGCGGGACTCGGTGATGGGCAGCCAGG is part of the Oryza glaberrima chromosome 4, OglaRS2, whole genome shotgun sequence genome and encodes:
- the LOC127770674 gene encoding lysine histidine transporter-like 8, whose protein sequence is MSSEVTSVPPTPTPPPVSTPPSQIQSPAAPASSRASPLRGMGTPNIASPVRKAVASVSGYLGEVGQMTRLADPRDAWLPITESRSGNAYYAAFHSLSSGIGFQALVLPVAFSLLGWTWAIICLTVAFAWQLYTLWLLVKLHEPVAGGTRYSRYMYLATTVFGEKWGKILALLPVMYLSAGTCTALIIVGGGSMKLLFNIACGEVCLARPLTTVEWYLVFVCVAALLSQLPNLNSIAGVSLVGATAAVAYCTMIWVVSVAKGRVAGVSYDPVRATDEEDGAIGILNGLGIIAFAFRGHNLVLEIQATMPSTLKHPSHVPMWKGVKAAYVIIALCLYPVAVGGFWAYGDQIPPNGILSALYKFHSQDVSRVVLGTATLLVIVNCLTTYQIYAMPVFDNMETGYVHKKNRPCPWWMRAGFRALFGAINLLIAVALPFLSELAGLLGGISLPVTLAYPCFMWVAIMRPAKGTAMWYTNWGLGSLGMGLSFVLIVGNLWGLVEKGLHVKFFKPADFQ